Within the Symbiobacterium terraclitae genome, the region GGCGACGGTGATCAAGCGGCTGCTGGACAAGGTCGCCCCGGGCGAGTGGCGCTGAGCGCTCCTGAACTGGATATCGGGAAGGGGGACGGCGAGGCCGTCCCCCTTCCGCTGCTGCGCGGGCGCAGCCGGTTCGGAAGGGCTGGGCGCCCCGCCGCAAGGGCATACTAGCCGGGCGGGGGTGTTTGGATGGACGAGACCAAGGAGCTTCTCAAGGCCAGCTTCAACCGGCTGGAGGGGCTGATTGGCGAGGTGAAGGAGCTGCGCTACAAGATCAAGGACGTTCAGGGTAACGTGGAGTCGCTGCGCGCGAAGATCGCCAACGGCGACGGCAACTGGCGCCAGGCGCAGGGCGAGCGAAACGGGGCTCCGGGCCACGGCGGCGGAGAGCCGGCCGGCGGCGCGAACCGGGAGCACGGCGGTGGCCTGAACGGGCAGGGCAGCGGTGCGGACAGGAGCCGAGCCGACGGCCGGAGCGACGAAGGCCGCGGTTGGCGGAGTGGTGCCGGCAGCGAGGACCGCGAGCAGGCCAAAGGTGCCGAACGAGGCGGAGAGGGCCGGGAGCAAGGCGGGGGCGCAGAACGAGGCGGAGAGTCCCGCGACCAGGGCAGCGGCGACCGCGCGCGTCGCGCCTTCGGTGGCGAGGGCATGGACGAGGACGTGGCGGCGCGCCTCAGGAGCATCGAGGAGCGCCTCGAGTACCTGGGTGCCAAGTGGATGGAGCTGGACGAGAAGGTCTACCGCCTGGAGCGCAAGCCGAGGTAGTCGGGCAGGAATCGGGCCGGCGGTTCGCCAATCTACCCCCGATTGAAAGGGGGAGCATGTCTTGGCCGCATCACCGCTACCGAGTTTCGATTCCCTGCTGCTTTACCACGACCTGCTGGAGACCCCTCAGGGCGCGGCGATGGCGGCCTTCCTCGGGGCCGCACCGCGGGGCGGGGAGGAGGCCCGCATGGCCTACCTCCGCCTGGTGCGCACGATGTACGCAGCCGACCCCGTAACCGGCCCCACGGGTGACGCCTGGCAGGACCACCTGCTTCACCATCTGCTGCGCGCGGAGAACGCCTTCACCCGCGCCGCGGCCGGCGGGTCCGTGCCCGCCGCGCTGCGGGAGGCGGCGGCGTGGGATCTCCGCATCCTGGAGCAGCTGTTCCGCCTGTCGGGCCCGCGCTGCCTGGCGATCGCAGGCGGTCGGTCGGACGGCGGCTCCCGGGGTGAGGTGCGCCTGGACGGGCTGCCCACCTGGTCGGGCCGTATCGAGGGAGACGCGGGTCCCGCCCTTGCGCCGGGCTTCCGGGAGATGGCACGCCGGCTGGCCGAGGCGGACGACTGGGCCGGCCTGGTGGACGACCTGGCGGCGTTTCACCGCGCACACGGCTGTGGCGCCGTGGCCTGCTCCTGGTTCCTGACCTGGGACGGCCGGCGCCTCCAGGTCGTGGAGCAGCCGGACGTGGTAGACCTCGACGACCTGGCCGGCCTGGTGGATCAGAAGAAGGCCGTGCAGGAGAACACCGAGGCGTTCCTGCGCGGGGGCGCCGGGCAGAACCTGCTGCTCTACGGCCCCCGGGGCACCGGCAAGTCCTCGCTGGTCCGGGGGCTGGCGCCGCGCTACGGCGAGGCCGGGCTGCGGCTTGTGGAGGTGGCGCGGGAGCGCCTGGGGAGCCTTGCCGAGCTCTACAGGATCGTCCGCAAGCACCCGCAGCGGTTCATCCTGTTCCTCGACGACCTGACCTTCGAGGCCGACGACGCCGACTACCGGGCGTTCAAGTCGCTGCTGGAGGGCGCGCTGGAGCGGCGCCCGCCCAACCTGCTGCTCTACGTGACCTCCAACCGCCGGCACATGGTGCCCGAGCGCTGGGCCGACCGGAACAGCCCGGAGGACGCCGAGGTGCACGGCCAGGACGCCCTGGAGGAGCGGCTCTCGCTGGCGGACCGGTTCGGCCGGACGATCCTGTTCCTGCGTCCGGACCAGGACGAGTACCTGGCGATCGTCGAGCACCTGGCCGCCCGGCGGGGGCTGCCGATCGGGCGGGAGGAGCTCCGGGACGCCGCCCGGCGCTGGGCCCTGTGGCAGAACGGGTTGTCGGGCCGCGCCGCCCGGCAGTTCGTGGATGAACTGGAGGCGAAACGGAAGTAACGGCGACCGGCCGCCCACCCCCGGGCGGCCGGGTCTCTCTGTCATGCCGTCAACCGCGGGACAGACCGTCGGCACATCCGTCGCCCGCCAGGTCAGGGGCTAGTTCCGGGGGAGCAGCGCGGCCACCTCTTCGGGCGCGAACGAGTACCGGCAGCCACAGGCGTGGCAGACGACGTCCAGGCTCCGGTTGGACGCCACCGCATCCTTCAGGTCCGCCACGCCCAGGCTCATCAGCATGGGGTAGAACATCTCCCGACAGCAGCCGCACGACGCCCGAAGGGGGGCGATGCCCAGGAGAGCCGTGTCGGCCGGCAGCAGCGCGGGCAGCTCGGACACAGGCCGTTCCGGGTCTGCGACCGCGGGGGCGCGGAGGATGCCCTCGACCTCGCGGAGGCTGTCCTCGTCCGCCCCCGGCAGCAGCTGCGCCATCGCACCGCGGCAGGCGACGATCTCGTCGTCCCCGTCGAACTCCACGTGGCAGACGAAGCAGGTGGGTGTCTGCTCGCTCTGGCGGAAGTAGTGGGCGAGGTCATCCACGATGTTCCCGTACGGCATGTCGGTGATGCCCGTGAACCCCCGGTACATCCCCAGGTCCTTGATCACCTGGAGGGATCCGCCGGTGCCGATCAGCTCCGGCAGCGACAACCCGGCGATCTCGGGTGCAGGAACCGTCTGCCACTCGTCGCTGAGGTAGCCCCGGACGTTGCCGCCGGAGTCGACCTCGGCGAAGATCCGGCAGCCCGGCCTGCTCGCCCCCACCTTGAGGCTCAGGCGCTGGTGGTCCTTCAAGGTGCCGCAGAGCAGGCCCGCGGCCGTCACCGTGGTGGCCAGCGCCGCGCGCAGGGCCCGGCCGCTCACCTGTCCCTGACTGCAGACGGCCCGGGCGATGCCGGTGGTCTCGGCGAACATGATCCGGACGCTGCGGTTGAAGGCCAGCGTCCTGATGATATAGTTTTCCATGACAAGACATCCCCTCGCTCTCCACCAGGCTGGGTCGCCACCGAGTATAGAACCTGACGCTACGTCAGGTTCAACCCCCGGAGATGGCGAAAGCTGCGGCGGAGGGCGCGGCGCTGCGGAAGGGGGAGGCGGGTGAGCGGGCGCGGCTGGAAGATCGGCGAACTGGCCCGGCGTGTCGGGCTGACGGTGCGGACGCTGCACCACTACGACCGGATCGGCCTGTTCTCGCCGTCGCACACCACGGAGTCGGGGCACCGGGTGTACTCGGATGAGGACGTGCGCACGCTCCTGCAGATCATCTCCCTCAAGCAGCTCGGCTTCTCGCTGGGCGAGATCAGGGCGATGATCAGCGACCGGGGCGCTGACCCCCGGGAGATGCTGGAGCTGCAGCTGAACAGGCTGGACGCGGAGATCGCGGCGCTGACTGAGGTGCGGGACCGCGTGCGGCGCATCTACGAACACCTGCAGCGTGGACGGCCGGTCTCCACGGAGGAGATCATGGCCGTGGCCCACGCGCTGACCCTCACGCGGAGCCCGCATTTCCGCCGGGAACAGGTGGAGGACCTGCGGCGGCGCTACCTGGCGCTGGACCCTGCTGAGCAGCAGCGGCTGTTCGAAACAGGCCGGCGGCTGGTCTCCGAGTTCCGCCGCTGCCTGAGCGCCGGCAAGCCGCCGGACGACCCCGAGGTCATCGCCCTGGCCCGGCGCTGGAAGGAGGCGACCGGGGCGCTGCTGCCTGCCGACGAACCGCTCACGCAGGCGGCGGAGCGGTACTATCGGGAGAACCCCGATGCGGGGCTGATCTTCGGCATGGATGGCGAACTCTACCGGTACATCAAGCAGGCGGTCTCGCACGAATAGAGGAGCGGAACCACACAGCGGCCGGCGGCCACCCCACGAGGCGGCCGCCGGCCTTCGCCATGCCGTTCATTCCGCTC harbors:
- a CDS encoding ATP-binding protein, encoding MAASPLPSFDSLLLYHDLLETPQGAAMAAFLGAAPRGGEEARMAYLRLVRTMYAADPVTGPTGDAWQDHLLHHLLRAENAFTRAAAGGSVPAALREAAAWDLRILEQLFRLSGPRCLAIAGGRSDGGSRGEVRLDGLPTWSGRIEGDAGPALAPGFREMARRLAEADDWAGLVDDLAAFHRAHGCGAVACSWFLTWDGRRLQVVEQPDVVDLDDLAGLVDQKKAVQENTEAFLRGGAGQNLLLYGPRGTGKSSLVRGLAPRYGEAGLRLVEVARERLGSLAELYRIVRKHPQRFILFLDDLTFEADDADYRAFKSLLEGALERRPPNLLLYVTSNRRHMVPERWADRNSPEDAEVHGQDALEERLSLADRFGRTILFLRPDQDEYLAIVEHLAARRGLPIGREELRDAARRWALWQNGLSGRAARQFVDELEAKRK
- a CDS encoding Hsp33 family molecular chaperone HslO; protein product: MENYIIRTLAFNRSVRIMFAETTGIARAVCSQGQVSGRALRAALATTVTAAGLLCGTLKDHQRLSLKVGASRPGCRIFAEVDSGGNVRGYLSDEWQTVPAPEIAGLSLPELIGTGGSLQVIKDLGMYRGFTGITDMPYGNIVDDLAHYFRQSEQTPTCFVCHVEFDGDDEIVACRGAMAQLLPGADEDSLREVEGILRAPAVADPERPVSELPALLPADTALLGIAPLRASCGCCREMFYPMLMSLGVADLKDAVASNRSLDVVCHACGCRYSFAPEEVAALLPRN
- a CDS encoding MerR family transcriptional regulator — encoded protein: MSGRGWKIGELARRVGLTVRTLHHYDRIGLFSPSHTTESGHRVYSDEDVRTLLQIISLKQLGFSLGEIRAMISDRGADPREMLELQLNRLDAEIAALTEVRDRVRRIYEHLQRGRPVSTEEIMAVAHALTLTRSPHFRREQVEDLRRRYLALDPAEQQRLFETGRRLVSEFRRCLSAGKPPDDPEVIALARRWKEATGALLPADEPLTQAAERYYRENPDAGLIFGMDGELYRYIKQAVSHE